One region of Solea senegalensis isolate Sse05_10M linkage group LG14, IFAPA_SoseM_1, whole genome shotgun sequence genomic DNA includes:
- the tmem183a gene encoding transmembrane protein 183A: MKWDVLFLVTVADYADADPAVVKSGRVKKAVANAVVKEVKLLCGLEASQGVVEEVLSSVVSVETEALDSSDDLDPEEDGENEYKVAHKKKNKRRKESSESSDGEEYPVDIWLVLSSYIRPEDVCRFALICRNAWTVTCTAVFWTRLYRRHYSIDVDLPFHLQPDSVHMMHCLRARVIRSLFHLYEPFSLRVSKIPSLPESTPTTVLNSKCLLFWVQKLSGARSEALWEFNFKFMKQQSHSKNGCVQSLRSPRQYKDVHTNPDSDCYLLQVTTLNFIFIPVVMGMTLTLFTINVSTDMRHHRVRLLFQDSPLQRGKKRGDQGGTQVVLDPVHSVRLMDWWHPQYPVVFSM; the protein is encoded by the exons ATGAAATGGGATGTTTTATTTCTAGTGACTGTTGCTGATTATGCCGATGCCGACCCAGCCGTTGTGAAGTCAGGGAGGGTGAAAAAGGCTGTCGCGAATGCAGTTGTCAAAGAAG tgAAATTACTCTGTGGTCTGGAAGCATCCCAAGGCGTTGTAGAGGAAGTCCTCTCCTCTGTAGTGAGTGTCGAAACAGAAGCTTTGGACAGCAGTGATGACCTGGACCCTGAAGAAGACGGGGAAAATGAATATAAAGTGGctcacaagaagaaaaacaaaagaagaaagg AGAGCAGTGAGAGCAGTGATGGTGAGGAGTATCCAGTAGATATTTGGTTAGTGCTCTCCTCCTATATTCGGCCAGAGGACGTGTGCAGGTTTGCATTAATCTGCAGAAATGCTTGGACAGTCACttgcactgcagtgttttggacCAGGCTTTATAGAAG ACACTATAGTATTGATGTGGATCTGCCATTTCATCTCCAACCAGACTCCGTTCACATGATGCACTGCCTACGGGCACGTGTCATTCGCTCCCTTTTCCATTTGTATGAACCGTTCAGCTTGCGTGTCTCTAAAATCCCCTCTCTGCCAGAATCGACACCCACAACTGTGCTCAACTCTAAG TGTTTACTCTTCTGGGTCCAAAAGCTGTCAGGGGCTCGTTcagaggcattatgggagtTCAACTTCAAGTTTATGAAGCAG CAGAGCCACAGTAAAAATGGCTGTGTGCAGTCGTTGCGCTCGCCCAGACAATACAAAGATGTCCACACAAACCCGGACTCTGACTGCTATTTGCTCCAAGTCACCACACTCAACTTCATCTTCATCCCCGTGGTCATGGGCATGACACTGACCCTG TTCACAATCAACGTGAGCACAGACATGCGGCACCATCGCGTCCGCCTGCTCTTCCAGGATTCTCCGCTCCAGCGGGGGAAGAAGAGGGGGGATCAGGGCGGCACACAGGTGGTGTTGGATCCCGTGCACAGTGTGAGGCTCATGGACTGGTGGCATCCACAGTACCCCGTTGTGTTTTCCATGTAG